One Natrinema halophilum genomic window carries:
- a CDS encoding bacterio-opsin activator domain-containing protein — protein sequence MTTAHRSRPIILVTDDREQQSRLRTRLRKATDRDVRTVPATGGFRAVLDSAVEDVETGAETEVETGTETETEIDGPVEFPSDAGPNGDESTLIDAESSAIECSPGSVRPIAVVLELDCPGEIQSILRRLHATLPAVPTIVAPHNGSERLATVALRANATEYVPTERDEDPIDRIVTTIDSQPSPVGESDHHRILANRLPDEAFVISEDGTYLEAKVHPDSAELSSVSADDILGTSLEDVYPDPVAANLQNCVDRAIRTDGVQSVEYEANTADGCRQFEARVVPIEERIQGRRAVVWLARDITERVRREQQLRSRQDQLETLNRINAVVRQVIETLVEAPARDAIEREVCEQLVDSDLYCASWIAERTGDGNLSYRTGAGEADTYLERVRELGICHDRPVARAAQTGEIRTANRILEDETVPDALEEAAYEDDVRSAIAAPITHEDATYGVLTVLASRDDAFSERERAGFRLLGETIGFTIMAVKNRQLLFADTVVELEFRIDGGDTFSFDLSEKHGCTCSLEWAGTTANGRTFQYVTIDGLDGDTVLEEAMAHDSIEECRLIHDGEESCTIEMRLSESGVRTLANHGATIRDVSVETGVGTCLVEVSQDADVREIAEALTLIYENTELVARREVDRPVRTAAERRNRILDRLTDRQLTTLRLAYYGGFFDWPRESTGEEIAEAMDISPPTMHQHLRKGLKSILGEFFEVNRH from the coding sequence ATGACAACTGCACATCGATCGAGACCGATAATTCTCGTGACAGACGATCGGGAGCAACAGAGTCGTCTCCGAACCCGACTCCGCAAGGCTACTGACCGCGACGTTCGAACAGTTCCCGCAACCGGTGGATTCAGGGCCGTCCTCGACTCTGCCGTAGAGGATGTCGAAACCGGGGCTGAGACTGAAGTCGAAACCGGAACCGAAACCGAGACCGAAATCGACGGACCCGTCGAGTTTCCATCCGACGCGGGCCCGAACGGTGACGAGTCGACCCTGATCGACGCTGAGTCCTCGGCAATCGAGTGTAGCCCGGGATCGGTTCGTCCGATAGCGGTCGTCCTCGAACTCGACTGTCCCGGCGAAATACAGTCGATTCTTCGGCGTCTCCACGCCACGCTTCCTGCTGTTCCGACGATCGTCGCCCCACATAACGGAAGCGAGCGACTCGCCACCGTTGCACTCCGAGCTAACGCGACCGAATACGTTCCAACGGAACGCGACGAGGACCCGATCGATCGTATCGTCACGACGATAGACTCTCAGCCGTCGCCCGTCGGTGAAAGCGACCACCACCGCATTCTCGCCAACAGATTGCCCGACGAAGCGTTCGTTATCAGCGAGGACGGCACATATCTCGAGGCAAAAGTCCATCCCGATTCAGCGGAACTCTCCTCGGTCTCCGCCGACGACATCCTGGGAACGAGTCTCGAGGATGTCTACCCTGATCCGGTCGCCGCGAACTTACAGAACTGCGTCGATCGCGCGATTCGGACCGACGGCGTTCAGTCCGTCGAGTACGAGGCGAACACGGCGGACGGTTGCAGACAATTCGAGGCCCGCGTCGTCCCGATCGAGGAACGGATACAGGGTCGACGTGCGGTCGTCTGGCTCGCTCGAGACATCACCGAGCGAGTCCGACGCGAGCAGCAACTTCGCTCGCGGCAGGATCAACTCGAAACGCTCAATCGGATCAATGCAGTCGTCAGACAAGTGATCGAGACGCTCGTCGAGGCACCGGCCCGCGACGCCATCGAGCGTGAGGTTTGTGAGCAGTTGGTCGACTCGGATCTGTACTGTGCCTCGTGGATCGCCGAACGAACCGGCGACGGAAACCTCTCCTATCGGACCGGTGCGGGCGAGGCCGACACCTACCTCGAACGCGTCCGCGAACTCGGTATTTGTCACGACCGGCCGGTCGCACGGGCGGCCCAGACGGGCGAGATCCGAACGGCGAATCGAATTCTCGAGGACGAAACGGTACCGGACGCACTCGAAGAAGCAGCCTACGAGGACGACGTCCGATCGGCGATCGCCGCCCCGATTACCCACGAAGATGCAACCTACGGGGTTCTCACTGTTCTGGCGAGTCGAGACGACGCCTTCAGCGAGCGCGAACGGGCGGGATTCCGGTTGCTCGGCGAAACGATCGGGTTCACCATCATGGCCGTCAAAAACCGGCAATTACTCTTTGCCGATACGGTAGTCGAACTCGAGTTTCGGATCGACGGGGGTGATACGTTCTCGTTCGACCTGTCCGAGAAGCACGGCTGTACATGCTCCCTCGAATGGGCCGGTACAACCGCGAACGGACGCACGTTTCAGTACGTGACGATCGACGGACTTGACGGCGACACGGTCCTCGAGGAGGCGATGGCGCACGATTCTATCGAGGAGTGTCGACTCATCCACGATGGGGAAGAAAGCTGTACGATCGAGATGCGTCTCTCGGAGTCGGGAGTTCGAACGCTCGCGAATCACGGGGCGACGATTCGGGACGTATCAGTCGAAACCGGTGTCGGTACCTGTCTGGTCGAGGTATCACAGGATGCCGACGTCAGAGAGATTGCCGAAGCGTTGACGCTCATCTACGAGAACACCGAACTCGTCGCCAGACGGGAAGTCGATCGACCGGTTCGGACGGCGGCTGAACGCAGGAATCGGATCCTGGATCGACTTACCGACCGTCAGTTGACGACGTTGCGACTTGCTTATTATGGCGGCTTTTTCGACTGGCCACGAGAGAGTACGGGCGAAGAAATCGCCGAAGCGATGGATATCTCGCCACCGACGATGCACCAGCACTTGCGAAAGGGTCTCAAGTCGATTCTCGGCGAATTCTTCGAGGTCAACCGTCACTAG
- the otsB gene encoding trehalose-phosphatase, whose translation MTETKSPPQPVDERLPDIRATLERAAGALVCLDFDGTLAPIVDNPDAAAPLEPNRTAVVSLERAPGITTAVVSGRALADVRERVDGPSVYAGNHGLELARNGAVAVHPVARKRADRIQRVCSVLETALATVPNCRIENKRLTGTVHVRSVPPAVEPVVRRVTREVVDRFGGDALEISTGKRILEIGPDVPWGKGNAVELIAADEPPQTAVVYVGDDVTDESAFRAVEPNGIGIRVGDDEPSRASCRVESPAEVASVLSWLCSTGADLLGRSGPTVEPAADPSSTTRG comes from the coding sequence ATGACGGAGACGAAATCTCCGCCGCAGCCGGTCGACGAGCGGTTGCCGGATATTCGTGCAACCCTCGAGCGCGCCGCCGGCGCGCTCGTCTGCCTCGATTTCGACGGGACGCTCGCCCCGATCGTCGATAATCCGGACGCTGCAGCACCGTTGGAGCCGAATCGAACGGCGGTAGTCAGTCTCGAACGAGCCCCCGGGATAACGACTGCGGTCGTCAGCGGCCGTGCCCTTGCCGACGTTCGAGAACGCGTCGACGGCCCGTCGGTTTACGCCGGCAATCACGGGCTCGAACTTGCACGCAACGGAGCGGTCGCCGTCCATCCTGTCGCTCGGAAACGGGCCGACCGGATCCAGCGCGTCTGCTCGGTCCTCGAAACCGCCCTCGCGACCGTTCCGAACTGCCGGATCGAGAACAAGCGCCTGACTGGGACAGTTCACGTCAGATCCGTTCCACCGGCTGTCGAACCCGTCGTTCGACGGGTTACGCGCGAGGTCGTCGACCGATTCGGCGGCGACGCCCTCGAGATCTCGACCGGCAAACGAATACTCGAAATCGGTCCGGATGTGCCGTGGGGAAAAGGCAACGCCGTCGAACTGATCGCTGCAGACGAACCGCCGCAGACGGCCGTCGTATACGTAGGAGACGACGTCACCGACGAATCAGCATTTCGAGCCGTCGAACCGAACGGAATCGGAATCCGCGTCGGCGATGACGAACCCTCGAGGGCGTCCTGTCGTGTCGAATCGCCTGCGGAGGTCGCATCGGTGTTGTCGTGGCTCTGCTCGACCGGGGCCGACCTACTCGGCCGATCCGGCCCCACCGTCGAACCAGCCGCCGACCCGTCGTCAACGACGCGCGGATAA
- a CDS encoding MTH865 family protein, with protein sequence MADTAELREQLIEAFEDADYPVSGQMELVPALPDGPGTKFESADFSMTAMELSTKTSGGDFPYEDVESLVDDLLEELEERNEL encoded by the coding sequence ATGGCAGATACAGCCGAACTCCGCGAGCAATTGATCGAGGCGTTCGAAGACGCGGATTACCCAGTTTCGGGACAGATGGAACTCGTCCCAGCGCTTCCGGACGGTCCCGGGACGAAATTCGAATCCGCCGACTTTTCGATGACTGCGATGGAACTGAGTACCAAGACCTCCGGCGGCGATTTCCCCTATGAGGACGTCGAGTCCCTCGTCGACGATCTTCTCGAGGAACTGGAAGAACGGAACGAACTCTGA
- a CDS encoding M24 family metallopeptidase, whose amino-acid sequence MSAPFERRIEACRRRLEEAGADLIVCFPSPNLTYLSGFEETPSERHLWLFVPESGAPALLAPTMYEAQLAELPISGMQLHLWGDADDPLETAADVIEGYSFDPTGPVTVLVDDRMWATFSQDLRTLLPAAEFGLASAVLEPLRIRKDDVELETLRRAGAIADQVSLEIRERGDEFVGTTEAELASEIDRLLTAAGGVEPAFETIVAAGSNGARPHHQSGSREIRTGDPIVLDFGAFVPSDLDGGTARYPGDQTRTIVVGDPPDEYERVHKTVEEAQQAAVDAIEPGVTAGAIDRAARSVIDDAGYGDSFVHRTGHGVGLEVHEPPYIAAGNARELEPGMVFSVEPGIYLDGAFGVRIEDLVAVTETGAERLNDTVRGWETGR is encoded by the coding sequence ATGAGTGCTCCGTTCGAGCGACGGATCGAGGCCTGTCGGCGTCGCCTCGAAGAGGCGGGTGCCGATCTGATCGTTTGCTTCCCGAGCCCGAACCTGACCTATCTGTCCGGCTTCGAAGAGACCCCGTCCGAACGCCACCTGTGGCTGTTCGTTCCCGAGAGCGGTGCTCCGGCACTCCTCGCGCCGACGATGTACGAGGCCCAACTGGCCGAGCTGCCGATTTCAGGGATGCAACTACACCTCTGGGGCGATGCGGACGACCCGCTCGAGACCGCCGCCGACGTCATCGAGGGATATTCCTTCGATCCGACGGGCCCGGTGACCGTCCTCGTCGACGACCGAATGTGGGCGACGTTCTCGCAGGATCTCCGAACGCTACTTCCCGCCGCCGAGTTCGGCCTCGCGAGTGCCGTCCTCGAGCCGCTCCGGATTCGCAAGGACGACGTCGAACTCGAGACGCTCCGACGGGCCGGTGCAATTGCAGATCAGGTTTCGCTCGAGATTCGCGAGCGCGGTGACGAGTTCGTGGGGACGACGGAGGCGGAACTCGCGAGCGAGATCGACCGATTGCTCACCGCTGCGGGCGGTGTCGAACCCGCTTTCGAGACGATCGTCGCCGCCGGTTCGAACGGAGCACGCCCGCACCATCAAAGCGGCTCGCGGGAGATTCGAACGGGCGATCCCATCGTCCTCGATTTCGGCGCGTTCGTCCCGTCGGATCTCGATGGAGGGACGGCCCGATATCCCGGCGACCAGACCCGGACGATCGTCGTCGGCGATCCTCCCGACGAATACGAACGCGTTCACAAAACCGTCGAGGAGGCTCAGCAGGCTGCAGTCGATGCCATCGAACCGGGCGTCACCGCGGGCGCGATCGACCGCGCTGCCCGGTCGGTCATTGACGACGCCGGCTACGGCGACTCGTTCGTCCACCGGACCGGCCACGGCGTCGGCCTCGAGGTCCACGAACCGCCCTACATCGCAGCGGGCAACGCTCGCGAACTCGAGCCCGGGATGGTGTTCAGCGTCGAACCGGGAATCTACCTCGACGGGGCGTTCGGCGTCAGAATCGAAGATCTCGTCGCGGTAACCGAGACCGGTGCCGAGCGCCTGAACGACACGGTACGGGGATGGGAGACGGGCCGGTGA
- a CDS encoding ABC transporter ATP-binding protein, whose product MGAIRVDALRKSYGSVEAVADMSFTVERGELYGFLGPNGAGKTTTIRILTGQINPDSGDVSVLDTDPVAEPIETRRRVGILPEQGMPPSFLTPREYFEFVGEVRNLSPKRVETQTDAWAARLGFESKLDTLHTDLSRGQQQKVMITQAFIHEPAVVFIDEPLANLDPLVQEQVKQFLVSYAAGDNAVFVSTHNIDVAEAICTRVGIVADGRLVTERSLTGDARDGSEGDESLLEIFLERVEDEDTRDVPTLERTGAQ is encoded by the coding sequence ATGGGTGCAATTCGGGTAGACGCACTGCGAAAGTCCTACGGATCCGTGGAGGCGGTCGCCGATATGAGTTTCACCGTCGAGCGCGGGGAACTGTACGGCTTTCTCGGGCCGAACGGTGCAGGAAAGACCACGACGATACGGATACTGACCGGCCAGATCAATCCTGATTCCGGTGACGTGTCAGTTCTCGACACCGATCCCGTCGCGGAGCCGATCGAGACGCGCCGCCGGGTCGGTATCCTGCCGGAACAGGGGATGCCGCCGAGTTTTCTCACGCCGCGAGAGTATTTCGAATTCGTCGGCGAAGTTCGGAATCTCTCGCCGAAGCGGGTCGAAACGCAGACCGACGCCTGGGCAGCCCGGCTCGGGTTCGAGAGTAAACTCGATACGTTACACACCGACCTCTCGCGAGGCCAGCAACAGAAGGTGATGATCACCCAGGCGTTCATCCACGAGCCTGCCGTGGTCTTCATCGACGAACCGCTCGCGAATCTCGATCCACTCGTCCAGGAACAGGTCAAGCAGTTTCTCGTCTCCTACGCGGCCGGCGACAACGCCGTTTTCGTCTCGACGCACAACATCGACGTCGCAGAAGCGATCTGTACTCGCGTGGGGATCGTTGCCGACGGTCGCCTCGTGACCGAACGATCGTTGACCGGCGACGCTCGGGACGGCAGCGAGGGCGACGAATCGTTGCTCGAGATTTTCCTCGAGCGCGTCGAGGACGAAGACACGAGGGACGTCCCGACACTCGAACGGACGGGCGCACAATGA
- a CDS encoding ribbon-helix-helix domain-containing protein, with protein MAKDTVRYPDDVVEQIDALVEDGMFESKSEFYRFSAEYVLTLIDTDHEVKTFNFDEIKSELDINHRQYAESFGTDGGTFFLDAVITVRKQGLRGNYEAAERFIDTHYDASDQECIILEELLGTYRNGEL; from the coding sequence ATGGCGAAAGATACCGTCAGGTACCCGGACGACGTGGTCGAACAGATCGACGCGCTCGTCGAAGACGGTATGTTCGAAAGCAAATCCGAATTTTATCGGTTTTCCGCGGAGTACGTCCTCACGCTGATCGATACGGACCACGAGGTGAAGACGTTCAACTTCGATGAAATCAAGTCCGAACTCGATATCAACCACCGCCAATACGCAGAATCGTTCGGTACCGACGGTGGAACCTTCTTTCTCGACGCCGTGATTACCGTCCGAAAACAGGGCCTGCGCGGAAATTACGAGGCCGCAGAGCGGTTTATCGATACCCACTACGACGCGTCCGACCAGGAGTGTATCATCCTGGAGGAACTGCTCGGAACGTACCGCAACGGCGAACTGTAA
- a CDS encoding peptidase M10A and M12B matrixin and adamalysin — protein sequence MNRRAFFGTVGSAISLGTLAYTTRRSPETLSVRIWLSEQASTYDGVSDRIHDYLERMLDFEFWSLEFTVGGTVSVSTEDAARLMKRGEWPKAVAEGTLGRRDIEPVSDVNLLVTDGEMKVAPTGFGIPRIASVGGARHIAALESFEELVADRDRDIVPNTTPARTIQVLVHEAGHALGLKHDHGVAFVYDGALIATPMLSSYAWDPDYDGDRSRCGTAIPAAADRERKLSLSFSSCARRALANHGSGFS from the coding sequence GTGAACCGTCGCGCGTTCTTCGGAACGGTTGGATCGGCGATTTCGCTGGGGACGCTTGCATACACGACCCGTCGCTCACCAGAAACCCTCTCGGTACGGATCTGGCTGTCGGAACAGGCGTCGACCTACGACGGAGTCTCCGACCGAATTCACGACTACCTAGAGCGGATGCTCGACTTCGAATTCTGGTCGCTCGAGTTCACCGTCGGCGGCACCGTTTCGGTTTCGACCGAGGACGCCGCGCGTCTCATGAAACGCGGGGAGTGGCCGAAGGCCGTCGCGGAAGGCACCCTCGGTCGACGCGATATCGAACCGGTCTCCGACGTCAATCTGCTGGTGACCGACGGTGAAATGAAAGTTGCACCGACCGGATTTGGAATCCCACGCATCGCGTCCGTTGGCGGAGCACGGCACATCGCCGCGCTCGAGTCGTTCGAAGAACTCGTCGCTGACCGTGATCGGGACATCGTTCCGAACACGACGCCGGCGCGAACGATTCAGGTACTCGTCCACGAGGCGGGTCACGCGCTCGGATTGAAGCACGATCACGGCGTTGCGTTCGTCTACGACGGTGCTCTGATCGCGACGCCGATGCTGAGCTCTTACGCGTGGGACCCCGACTACGACGGTGATCGATCACGGTGTGGCACGGCGATTCCGGCCGCGGCCGACCGAGAGCGAAAACTGAGCCTCTCATTTTCGTCGTGCGCTCGCCGTGCGCTGGCAAACCACGGAAGTGGGTTCTCCTGA
- a CDS encoding winged helix-turn-helix domain-containing protein — protein MKLRQPTDFLILEALEDKGRNVATNLAAHTGKSRKNINTRLPVLEDYGLVNKIGPAERSGLYEISSMGKAALVYRDQYDEVDDFDSLIEGPTASADQEGEPQASFARGEPDEDDDE, from the coding sequence GTGAAACTCCGCCAACCAACTGACTTCCTGATCCTCGAGGCACTCGAGGACAAAGGACGAAACGTCGCAACGAATCTAGCCGCACACACTGGAAAAAGCCGCAAGAATATCAACACGAGATTACCGGTCCTCGAGGACTACGGACTCGTCAACAAAATCGGGCCCGCTGAGCGGTCCGGTCTCTACGAGATTTCCTCGATGGGGAAAGCAGCGCTGGTCTACCGCGATCAGTACGACGAGGTCGACGACTTCGATTCGCTCATCGAGGGGCCCACAGCCAGTGCCGACCAAGAGGGAGAACCGCAGGCGAGTTTCGCCCGCGGCGAACCCGACGAAGACGACGACGAGTAG
- a CDS encoding alpha,alpha-trehalose-phosphate synthase (UDP-forming) translates to MRITERLSLATARNRQQGSDGRGRSEETASADGPTCPGSLIVVSNRQPYRHEYEDESTSDAASRRSGGGGGPPTEADGGIHAKPNERSITVDEPTGGLTAGLDPVVKKTDGTWIAWGDGDADFEVTDEENCVAVPPDEEAYTLRRLDLSEEAVDSYYYGFSNRVLWPLCHGFPDLIADRPTDFDWYRTVNEQFADAVGDHADDDSVIWLQDYHLALAPRMIRDSVPATATVAHFWHIPWPSPATFRHCPAGNRILEGLVGNDLLGFHVGTYADRFLNCVDRYLSGATVDRARRTIRYDGGMTRIVATPMGVDAAAYDRDARSASVDRLSSLFDTYGIPETTAIGLGLDRLDYTKGIPERLLAIERFFEQHPDWLGAFTFVQKATPSRTDIEAYEQYGEHVRSEVTRINRRFETADWQPIVYTEDVLPREDLCALYRHADVMVVSPLVDGMNLVAQEYVAASVDSDSALLLSDRTGAHERLGSHALTIDPTDTDGFAHQLERALSMSQYERSRRMNTLRQRVFNGDIESWMDTQFDWIRRIHENAHETTSRTDPESDSREPTQPV, encoded by the coding sequence ATGCGAATAACCGAGCGGTTGTCGTTGGCGACTGCGCGTAATCGACAGCAAGGGTCCGACGGCCGCGGCCGAAGCGAAGAGACGGCCAGTGCCGACGGGCCGACCTGTCCCGGTTCGTTGATCGTCGTCTCGAACCGGCAACCGTATCGCCACGAATACGAAGACGAATCCACATCGGACGCCGCATCTCGTCGTTCTGGTGGCGGTGGAGGTCCGCCGACGGAAGCAGACGGCGGAATCCATGCGAAACCCAACGAACGGTCCATTACGGTCGACGAACCGACCGGGGGCTTGACCGCCGGCCTCGATCCGGTCGTGAAGAAAACGGACGGTACCTGGATCGCCTGGGGAGACGGCGACGCGGATTTCGAAGTCACCGACGAAGAGAACTGCGTCGCCGTCCCGCCCGACGAAGAAGCCTATACGCTCCGCCGACTCGACCTCTCGGAGGAGGCGGTCGACTCGTACTACTACGGATTCAGTAACCGCGTACTCTGGCCGCTCTGTCACGGCTTCCCCGATCTGATAGCGGATCGACCGACCGACTTCGACTGGTATCGAACGGTCAACGAGCAGTTCGCCGACGCAGTCGGCGACCACGCAGACGACGACTCGGTGATCTGGCTGCAAGACTACCACCTCGCGCTCGCCCCGCGGATGATCCGCGATTCGGTGCCGGCCACCGCGACCGTTGCCCACTTCTGGCACATTCCCTGGCCGTCGCCCGCGACCTTTCGGCACTGTCCCGCCGGTAATCGCATCCTCGAGGGGCTGGTCGGCAACGATCTGCTGGGGTTTCACGTCGGAACGTACGCCGATCGTTTCCTGAACTGCGTCGATCGGTACCTCTCCGGTGCTACCGTCGACCGTGCACGCAGGACAATTCGGTACGACGGAGGGATGACTCGCATCGTCGCGACCCCGATGGGCGTGGATGCGGCGGCGTACGACCGGGACGCGCGATCGGCCAGCGTCGACCGGCTGTCGTCGTTGTTCGACACGTACGGTATCCCGGAAACCACCGCGATCGGGCTCGGACTCGATCGCCTCGATTACACGAAGGGGATTCCGGAACGGTTGCTGGCGATCGAGCGGTTCTTCGAGCAACACCCTGACTGGCTCGGTGCGTTTACCTTCGTGCAGAAGGCCACTCCCTCGCGAACGGATATCGAAGCCTACGAGCAGTACGGTGAGCACGTTCGCAGCGAGGTAACGCGGATCAATCGACGATTCGAGACCGCCGACTGGCAGCCGATCGTCTATACCGAAGACGTCCTGCCGCGGGAGGATCTCTGTGCGCTCTATCGGCACGCGGACGTGATGGTGGTGAGCCCGTTGGTCGACGGGATGAATCTGGTCGCACAGGAATACGTCGCCGCGAGCGTCGACAGCGATAGCGCGTTACTGCTTTCCGATCGGACCGGCGCACACGAGCGACTCGGTTCGCACGCCCTGACGATCGATCCGACCGATACCGACGGGTTCGCACACCAACTCGAGCGCGCGCTTTCCATGTCGCAGTACGAACGCAGTCGGCGGATGAACACGCTTCGCCAGCGCGTCTTCAACGGCGATATCGAGTCCTGGATGGATACGCAGTTCGATTGGATTCGCCGTATCCACGAGAACGCTCACGAAACCACGTCGAGAACCGACCCCGAATCCGATTCGAGAGAGCCAACCCAGCCAGTGTAG
- a CDS encoding cobyric acid synthase yields the protein MTRTLLVAGTASHVGKSTVAAGLCRLLADRGIDVAPFKGQNMSNNARVVVRPDTDGRQPDDADDSSGDAASDKSDDRWGEIGVSQFVQARAARTTPTTDCNPVLLKPRGNGESQLVLQGAAHDHVPAGAYYEEHWDRARAVAEESHRRLAADNEVIVAEGAGGIGEINLHDRDLANVETAEFADADVLLLADIERGGAFASLYGTIELVPDAIRDRIVGALITKFRGDPSLLEPGIDEIESRTGVPILGVLPYDDPGLPEEDSVSLPGSEERAVVGDDDGVPPGRRIRIAVPRLPRISNATDLEALASEPGVSIVYVPVDAGTGNADCATNDSPADANDGHGSPLGDNGHGSPLGDNGHGSPLEDVDADAVVLPGTKNTVDDLLAMHEAGFADALAAFAGPIVGICGGYQMLGERITNAALEGTSDDDIVEGLGLLPVETRFEGEKHLEQTTVPVDGSATSLLSGAAGAATGYEIHAGRTRAVGDVNRPLGDSSAACGRVLGTYLHGLFDNETVRTAFLESVATDAGVDRPMRDESAFEPPSDDPATATPSDRAARLVRDNVTLAALGEPFDVI from the coding sequence ATGACCAGAACGCTCCTCGTCGCCGGAACTGCGAGCCACGTCGGCAAATCGACGGTCGCTGCCGGCCTCTGTCGGTTGCTCGCCGACCGCGGGATCGACGTCGCCCCGTTCAAGGGCCAGAACATGAGTAACAACGCTCGAGTCGTCGTTCGGCCGGATACCGACGGCCGGCAGCCCGACGATGCCGATGACAGTTCCGGCGACGCTGCAAGCGACAAATCCGACGATCGATGGGGCGAGATCGGCGTCTCCCAGTTCGTCCAGGCTCGAGCGGCCCGCACGACGCCGACGACCGATTGCAACCCGGTCCTGCTCAAGCCCCGCGGCAACGGGGAAAGTCAACTGGTACTCCAGGGGGCGGCCCACGACCACGTGCCTGCCGGCGCGTACTACGAGGAGCACTGGGATCGAGCCCGTGCGGTCGCCGAGGAATCCCACCGGCGGCTGGCGGCCGACAACGAGGTGATCGTCGCCGAGGGCGCGGGCGGCATCGGCGAGATCAATCTGCACGACCGCGACCTCGCTAACGTCGAGACAGCCGAATTTGCAGACGCCGACGTTCTCCTGTTGGCCGACATCGAACGCGGCGGGGCGTTCGCCAGCCTCTACGGCACCATCGAACTCGTTCCCGATGCCATTCGCGATCGAATCGTCGGCGCGCTCATCACGAAATTCCGGGGCGATCCCTCCCTGCTTGAGCCCGGGATCGACGAAATCGAATCACGGACAGGGGTTCCAATCTTGGGCGTGCTTCCCTACGACGACCCCGGGCTCCCGGAAGAGGACAGCGTTAGCCTACCCGGCAGCGAAGAGCGGGCCGTCGTCGGTGACGACGACGGGGTTCCCCCGGGCCGACGGATACGGATCGCCGTCCCCAGACTCCCCAGAATATCGAACGCGACGGACCTCGAGGCGCTGGCGTCCGAACCCGGCGTCTCGATCGTGTACGTGCCGGTCGACGCCGGGACCGGGAACGCCGATTGCGCGACCAACGATTCCCCTGCGGACGCCAACGACGGCCACGGCAGCCCGCTTGGAGATAACGGCCACGGCAGCCCGCTTGGAGATAACGGCCACGGCAGCCCACTCGAGGACGTCGACGCCGATGCAGTCGTCCTGCCGGGCACGAAAAATACGGTCGACGATCTCCTGGCGATGCACGAGGCCGGATTTGCCGATGCGCTCGCGGCCTTCGCCGGACCGATCGTTGGCATCTGCGGCGGGTATCAGATGCTCGGCGAACGGATCACCAACGCCGCACTCGAAGGGACGAGCGACGACGATATCGTCGAGGGTCTCGGCCTCCTTCCGGTCGAAACTCGATTCGAAGGCGAGAAACACCTCGAGCAAACGACGGTTCCCGTCGACGGATCGGCCACGTCGTTGCTTTCCGGTGCGGCCGGTGCAGCAACTGGCTACGAGATCCACGCCGGTCGGACGCGGGCAGTGGGTGACGTGAACCGACCGCTTGGCGACTCGAGTGCAGCCTGCGGGCGTGTACTGGGGACCTATCTGCATGGACTGTTCGATAACGAGACGGTGCGGACGGCGTTTCTCGAGTCCGTCGCAACCGACGCGGGCGTTGATCGACCGATGCGTGACGAATCCGCTTTCGAACCACCCAGCGACGATCCGGCGACCGCGACGCCGTCCGATCGAGCGGCACGACTCGTCCGCGACAACGTCACTCTGGCGGCGCTCGGTGAACCGTTCGACGTGATATGA